Below is a window of Mus caroli chromosome 2, CAROLI_EIJ_v1.1, whole genome shotgun sequence DNA.
tgtttttttaattagatatttactttatttacatttcaaatgttgttccctgtcctgtttcccctctgaaaaccccctatcccctcccctccccgttAAAATACACAAGACATCTGTGTTATGAATTAaggattgtatttttttttcatttattttgcctttcatgtatgtatgggtgATATCTTAATTTCTTACCAAAGAAAGTGATGGTTCTGAAAACCTTTCATTTAAAGTGAACTgtaggccaggtatggtggcgcacgcctttaatcccagcactcaggaggcagaggcaggaggctttctgagttcgaggccagcctggtctacaaagtgagttccaggacaggcaggactatacagagaaaccctgcctcgaaaaacaaaaaaacaaacaaacaaaaaaagtgaacTGTATAGAGAATAATGCTTTCAAACATTTGAGGATCCACTTTTATTGAAATACTATTCAAATATTGAACTAATACTATCAGCAAAAGAAGAAGCTAATATACTTGTCCAggacatttaaatgtaaatatactgGACTCTTGGTTTCTCAAACTTCTCTCTAAGCTGTCAGAGAGTATCTATATATCCTAGTCTCATATANNNNNNNNNNNNNNNNNNNNNNNNNNNNNNNNNNNNNNNNNNNNNNNNNNNNNNNNNNNNNNNNNNNNNNNNNNNNNNNNNNNNNNNNNNNNNNNNNNNNNNNNNNNNNNNNNNNNNNNNNNNNNNNNNNNNNNNNNNNNNNNNNgagacagggtttctctgtgtagtcgtggctgtcctggaactcactctgtagaccaggctggcctcgagctcagaaatccgcctgcctctgcctcccaagtgctgggattaaaggcgtgcgccaccacgcccggcccgatAAATGTAATTTGTGAACTGTAGAGTAATTGCATGCTTGGCTTTTGAGGTTTTCAGTGTGGTTTGTTACTTTGTCATTCCTTCAAGGAAACCAGGAGTAGCCTGTGTCTCTGAATCCTCATAAGCACTTGTtattgtcactttttaaaaaaaattgtggacATTCTTGTGGGTATGCAGTCAAACTTcactgttttcatttgtatttcccaGATGGCTAATAGTATTTATCTTTTGGGGGTCTCATCTGCATCCACACCTTAGGTGAAATATCTCTTCATGCCTTTTGCTTGTGTTCTCACTGAATCATTTCAATATTCATTGCTAAGCAATCTGTGTGACCTTTACATGCAAACCATTTGTTATATATGTGATCTGACAATATTTTCCCACACTGTTTAGTTCCCTTTTTGTCCTTTTAGCAGAATCCTctacagaaaacatttaaaacttttttttttgatgaagttCAATTTATCAGAGTTTCATTTTCTAGATCACTCAATTTTCTTTTGCTGATACATCTAAAAATTGTTTCTCTAGTGTATTACTGACCCTTAATTAAACGTTGCCACTCACGTAAAAGGGCACAGTCAAGAGCAATAACTAGTCTTCCAACTCAGGCGTAAAGTAAAACAGAGTTGGGACCTGCCTCCCAAGGCCTAGGCAATGTAAACAAATCCATATTTGGGACAAAGATAGAACAGACCATTACAAATTAACATAGAGTATAATGACTCATCCTTCTTGTCTTATGCAGTAGGATGATACAGGTATACTTAAAATACCCAAAAGTTATTTCTTGAGGTAACACATTGGGTAACTCTTGTCACCACGCTTAACATTTTAGTTGGATATCCACAATCtacaaggtggaaggaaagaactgacaccTTCCACAAACCCCAAAATATTTGTGACCACATATTTGACAAAGGACTAGTATCTAGAGTATACATCtcttgcgggaaatattaaaaaaggaaccCCCCAGTTCTCTACAGTGTCAGACCAGGCTTCCATGCTCCAGGCAGCCAGCCCTGCAGCACCTGGCTCATTTGTTCTGCGAGTCACTAGGTCCCGTTCTGCTATAATCCCCTGTAACTGGTGGTCCCACACTCCAGTTAATAAACAGAACCACCTACTTCGCAGTTGCATCTCACATCACCCAGTACCATCCTGTTCAACAGGACCCAGTTATtggtgggtgcgagggggaccacaaacctgaaagagaaatgagcgaGAAAGAGACCAAGCAGAGTTGTTAAGGtttcagtttattaggctgaaacgccaggttataagcacacagcaaagggaaatagggaggggttgagggggaattaacaaagaacaaagaagtgggcatctggggacatgaacgCCAAATTCAGACTTCAGGTGAGAGGCACTCTGAGTCTTATCTCCTGAATGTAGCTCCCTCCTTAACAGTCccgggtgtcaggctgggctaaGTACATAACTCATGTTCTTAGAAGTCCTGGGAgccaggaagagataaggaagaggagactataattcagctttttatggcctcaggtgccaggaagggaataggggggagggggtgaccagctccttaacacaaggccatttggcttattagggtgggaagcTGTGAAAGGCCTACTTTCTTACGGTATGATCTCCAACACAGTACCCCAGCAGAATCATGACTCCCAAtacttaattaaccaatcagatttatgtatcaataatatcacaatttacaagatgccaatacaataatatcagagccaactgataatgataaaagcttaggaccaccagtgagtggaactcaacttctgttccattccaatcacacgggaccagCATTAGGGAACCAAAAAACctgcctgatcagggtcacaagtcccttctgctCGGCACCAGCACCAGCTCACCTTGATCGAGGAGTCGGTGGACACCTACTCCCTCAAGGTCCCtacaggactctccacgtgatcttaggaccaccgatGAGTGGAAttcaacttctgttccattccaatcgcgTGAaaccagcattagggaagcagaaaacccaatctgaccagagtcacaagtcccttctggtcggcttcagcaccaggtcacctgggtgaggagtcagaggacacccccaaggtccctagaggacagcttctgaggcagactcagtttcgggctccagacatctgggcaccttccatgccagaggacaggtgtcctcccacCCGGAAGGGCTTTGCTGGAGTACCTggagaagccatcttggttccgggatcCCTCCAAGATTAGTCTGAGCAGATGAGaatgtggattacagaagctaacagtttctgggtcaggccctgtttcaggtcttcatcttctgccatgaggcaggtccaaacaccagatatctgtgcacctatccctgcaagaggagagcttgcctgcagagagtgctctgaccactgaagctcaagagagctagtctcccaggtatgctgatagaggctaacagaatcatgggaggaacaagctctaaccagagacaactataacaactaactccagagattaccagatggcgaaaggcaaatgtaagaatctaactaacagaaaccaagaccactcaccatcatcagaatgcagcactcccacttcacccagtcctgGGAACCCCAAAACACtcaaaaacctagacccggatttaaaagcatatctcatgatgatggtagaggacatcaagaaggactttaataactcacttaaaggaaTATAGGAGAGCATTGCTAAAGAACtacaagttcttaaagaaaaccaggaaaacacaaccaaacaggtagaagtccttaaagaaaaacaggaaaacacaccaaAACCAGTGATGAAAATGAATAGAACCATAGTAGAcgtaaaaagggaagtagacacaatgaaggaaacccaaactgaggcaacactggagatagaaaccctaggaaagaaatctggaaacatagatgccagcatcaacaactgaatacaagagatggaaaagagaatctcaggtgcagaagattccatagagaacatcagcataacaatcaaagaatatgcaaaatgcaaaaaggtccaaactcaaaacatccaggaaatccaggacacaatgagaagaccaaacctacagataataggagtagatgagaatgaagattttgaacttaaagggccagcaaatatcttcNNNNNNNNNNNacagattcaatgcaatccccatcaaaattccaactcaattcttcaacgaattagaaagagcaatctgcaaattcatctggaataacaaaaaaacctaggaaagcaaaaactcttctcaaggataaaagaacctctcgtggaatcaccatgcctgacctaaagctatactgcagagcaatagtgataaaaactgcatggtactggtataacgacagacaagtagaacaatggaatagaattgaagacccagaaataagctgacacacctacggtcacttgatctatgacaagggagctaaaaccatccagtggaaaaaagacagcattttcaacaaatggtgctggcacaactggcagttaacatgtagaagaatgctaattgatccattcctatctctcGTATAAatgtcaaatctaagtggattaaggaactccacataaaaccagagacagtgaaacttatagagatgaaagtggggaaaagccaaGGAGATATAGGCAAAgtgggaaaattcctgaataaaagagCTAtcgcttgtgctgtaagatagagaatcaacaaatgggacctcataaaattgcaaagcttctgtaaggcaaaagacaccgtcaataagacaaaaaggtcaccaacagattgggaaaggatctttacctatcctaaatcagttagtggactattatccaatatatgtaaagaactcaggaaggtggactccagaaaatcaaataaccccattaaaaatggggctcagagctaaacaaagaattctcaccttaggaagactgaatggctgagaagcacctgaaaaaatattcagcacccttaatcatcagtgaaatgcaaatcaaaataaccctgagatgccacctcataccagtcagaatggctaaaatcaaaaattcaggtgacagcatatgctggcgaggatgtggagaaagaggaacactcctacattgttggtaggatggcaagcttgtacaaccactctggaaatcagtctggcagttcctcagaaaattggacatagtactacctgagtatCCTACAATACCTCTcataggcatatatccagaagatgtcccaaccggtaagaaggacacattcttcactatgttcatagcagccttatttataatagccagaagctggaaagaacccagatgcccctcaacagaggaatggatacagacaatgtggtacatttacacaatggagtactactcagctattaaaaagaatgaatttatgaaattcctaagcaaatggatgggcctggattgcatcatcctgagtgaggtaagccaatcacaaaagaactcaaatgatatgtactcactgataagtggatattagcccagaaacttataataaagaagatataagatacaatttgcgaaacacatgaaactcaagaacgaagaccaaagtgtggacactttgccccttcttagaattgggaacaaaacccccattgaaggagttacagagacaaagtttggacctgagaAGAAAggctggaccatctagagactgccatatctggggatccatcccataatcagcttccaaacactgacaccattgcattcactagcaagattttgctgaaaggactctgatatagctgtctcttgtgagactatgctggggcctagcaaatacagaagtggatgctcacagttacctattggatggatcacagggctcccaatgaaggagctagagaaagtacccaaggagctaaagggatctgcaaccctatgggtggaacaacaatatgaactaaccagtaccccctgtagctcatgtctctagctgcatatgtattagaagatggcctagtcggccatcagtgggaagagaggcccattggtcatgcaaactttatatgcctcaatacaggggaatgcccagggccaagaagtgggagtggcggGGGGGTagtggggggtagggtatagggaacttttgggatagcactggaaatgtaaatgaagaaaatacctagtaacatatctaaataatataattttgagaaaataaaaagaaattacagacaGAATAATCAAATTTAAGCAAGAAGCATTTTAGtgagaaataatacaaaatttccccaatgcaaaaaaaaaaaaagtagccaaaATGTAATAGTTATTCTCTTCATCCAATCCTGTTCTTTCCTGGTCCTTATGTTCAGTTTCAAATGTATTCAACTGCTAcaaattatgtaatttttaagtgatattttgaattatgtgAAATTTTGGAGGACTAGTTTAATAAACAGTGAGAATTTGactcagaaaatatttgaaaataaaatgattaattgaAACAGTTTTTGGAAGGTGTGAATACAGGTAGTGAAAGGGGGAGAAATAGAGAATAAGGACATCCTACTTACAGACATACATGAATAGCTGATAGCCATCATGGATTACCTTATTGGATATAAATGTTGCCCACAGCCTTTTCATGCATTCATTACAAATGCGAACCTCTGACACTGTTAACTAAGAACAGCAGAAACAAGCCAGGCCTAAGTGGGGCAGACTTGTGAGTTTGTCAAGAGATGCTACTTAGATGCTTCTTCTGCTCATGAGCTTTCTCAGACCCTGCTTCAGGTCTTTGTTTCTCAAGCTGTAGATGAAAGGGTTTAGCATAGATGACAAAACTGTGTAAACAATTGTTGCTATATGGTCTTTGACAGTATAAGTAGACACAGGCTGTAAATACACATAGAAGATGCTTCCATAAAAGAGGGTTACCACCGTGAGGTGTGAACCACAAGTGGAAAAGGCTTTGCGTTTCCCAGCAGCAGAAGGGATCTTGAGAACTGTAACAAGGATTCTGATGTAGGAGAAAGCAATGCATAGGAAGGGTGTCACTAAAACAAGAGCTCCTTCTGTCACTATCACAATCTCATTGACAAATGTGGAGGAGCAGGATAATTTTATCAGAGGACTGAGGTCACAGAGAAAGTGGTGAATAACATTTGAGTCACAAAAGGTCAAAAGATTAAGTAAAAGTGTGTGCAAAAGTGAATGGAAGTGGGGAAAGGAGCAAGAGAAGGTCACCAGTAGGGCACATCGATTATGGTTCATGATAGTGACATAGTGGAAGGGGTTGCAGATGGCTACATACCGGTCAAAGGCCATTACTGCCAGAAGACAGCTATCACTGTTACCCAAGGCATAGAGAAAATACATTTGTGTCAGACACCCTGCATAGGAGATGGTCTTTTTTTCTGACAGAAAATTCACTAGCATCTTGGGGACAATAGTTGTAGTGAAACAAATGTCAGTTAAAGacagaaaactcaagaaaaaataCATGGGAGTATGGAGATGAGAGTCAGAACGGATGACCAGAATGATGAGCAAGTTCCCTGCTAGAGTAACCAGGTAAATTGTGAGGAAGAGGATAAATAGTGGTTTTTGGTCCTCAGGCCGAGGGGACAGTCCCAGGAGTATGAACTCAGAGACAAATTTGGTTTGGTTAACTCCTTCCATTGATTTGGATCCAGTTATATACAAGAAGCTTTGTTACTTAATACATTCTAGTTCAATAATTCAAATCATGAGACTCCAGCAAGGCTTTAGTCCTTATTTCTGGGGTATGATGATGAGAATACAATGGTTCTTTTCGTAATGCTGGGGATTTTGCTCTCTCCAAAACCTGTGTTGTCGATGACTGCAAGGTCAAAGTAGATGGTCCTAAAACCAAAAGTCAGATTCAGGTTCCAGATGGATTTTGGGAGTttctaattaaagaaatatttaaaattataagagaaaataaagaagtgcAAGAGTCTCTGAAGTGGCCAAGTGAATAGGCAAATTCTTCCAGCTCACCTCCATATGTAAAATCTTTGCTTCTAGCTTTCTCTGGATGATTCTTCTAGCTCACCTTCATACCCAAAGTCTTTTCTTCTAGCTTTCTCCAGAAGTTGACATTCTTCACATCTGCAAATTATCTCCAAGTCAGCCTCTCTACCAGTATTCAGGTTCACTCTCTTTCCCTGACTGTGGCTGGTTAGCtagaaaaggaacagagaatGAAGACAGGATTAACAAGCTGCTCAAAGGGGTAATGTATCTCTCTTCTCTGACCTCAACACCCTGCTTTCCTGCTAACCTCTGGGTCCCAGTATAATGCTACTTTCTCAGCTCTCATATCAAAATACAGAGATGCCCTGACTCCAGAGGCAAGGGCTCTTGATTGTAGAAGTCCTTTTCATATCTTTGCTAAATCTGGTTCTAGAATCCTTCTTAGGGTAACAGCTGCAGTGTGATTGCCTCTCAGGGATATTTGTTCTATGATTGCTCTAGCATAAAAAGAATTTGACTCTTAATTGGAAGAGCTGACTCCAAGGGGACAGGGAACCCCTGAGACTTCCTTCAGATGTTGAGACTAATCTCAGAATATTTCAACTTGATTTCAGTattccaaggccacacctccaaacaaTGATAATTAATGATATAAATGTATGTGAGTGGCTATTTTATGTTTAGagatttacttcttttttattaatcctttgagaatattctacaatgtattttgatcactgTACCCCTTCTCCTAGATCAACTTTCTGTTTAGTTGTTTTAACAGTTGTGTGATTTATTTCTCTAATATGCATATTTCTGATGACATCTGAACTAGaccatctttttatatttttactatttgtATATCTTCATTGGTGAAAACATCTGCCAAGATGTTTGGCTCAGTTTTCATTTGggtttattttcttattgctgAGTTtaagaattctttatatattttggataatagtCCTATATaacaatattatataaatatccCCTCAGTCTTTgccttatgtttttattttcttgttagcATTTacaaattaaagaatattttaattagctCATAGAATATTAGGTTTCATTATGCTAATCAATAAACAAAATTTGTTGATTCTCCAAACCCTGCTTCCCCTCATATTCTACCAGCCCTCAGAGTCTCCTTTTCACATTCATGTCACATTGTCCTATTACTCCTCTACCACATCCCCAGCACTGCTTTCATCTTCTATGAGTTCTATAATTATGTATCTTACACTTGACCTTCTGATCCACTTAATAGAGAagttaggattaaaggtatgtactcaTAGTGAATAGGTTTTTCTATTTCATAATGTGCCAGGCATGATaacacacatctataatctcaagagccaggaggctgacacaggaagatTGTGAGTCTCAGGACAGTCTAGGATGCAtatttcatgatgttcttgtttttaatggctgagtaatactccattgtgtaactggtAATTCATCTCAACAAACAGAGAAGAAGCATATATTAGGAAAAGTTGTCAAGTAAAAGCTTGGATATTCataagcagaaggaaaaaaactaTATACttatctttcatttaaaaaaatgttcaaatggaTCAACAACACAAATGGAAGATATAAAAATTCCAGAAGAAAATGTAGGAGAAACATGTCCACATTTTTCTAGAcagacctttcctttcctttctcttctcttgtatgtgatatatttagaatatagtcTTTCCCCTCCCCTGACTCCTTCCAGATCTTTCACAACTCCCTACCTACTCAACTTCATGCTCCTTTTttctctcagaaataaaaattaaaaaattaaatataaactaaaaagcTAAAACCAACACAGAAAGCtcaaaataaactaacaaaacaaactaaaaaaaaaaaaaaaagggaaagagttTGTGTTATTTTGACTAACTGGAACCTGCCCTGGAGTACAGTTGTTAAATGCAGTGATACtccacttcaaaaaaaaatgatttttccctttttaacACATATTAGTTGcaaatagtttcttggttagggCTGGAACTTTGTGTGTACTCTGtcttctccatgctgggattttgtctggtttgaaccagTTTTATATGGGCTggtttgagacagtcttataTGGGCTGGCttggattctgttttgttttgttttgtattgtataaGATGCTATaaaatgggtttttttgttgttgttattgttacttgACTTCTTTGAGTCTGTTCATTATGGCATGATTATCCTGTATtatatggctaatatctacttataagtaagtgcatactatgtgtgtccttttatgtctgagttatttcactcaggataatatattctagttctatctatttgcctgcatgtttcatgatgtttttgtttttaatggctgagtaatactccattgtgtaaataaaccacattttctttatccattctgcagctgagggacatctggattgttatcagtttctggctattacaaatgaagctgcaaataacaaggagggcccaagatgggatgcttgaatcttacgtagaagggaaaataaaatagacattggatGGTATGAAGTGAAGAAACTGGGtagaagaggggatggagaggggaacaGGGTAAATGATCAGGAGTACGGAGAATGGGGAAAGAGAATGGAAATTGACAGCAGGTGAAGGGAGCatctctagaatgtaccagacaCCTATGACGGGGGAATCTATGGGGTGTCTCTAGCTGAGACTACTAGAAGTCGAGGATAGGGATCTTGAAGTGTCCACCTTCTGTACTCCCAGGCAGTACTCCCAgcggagggataaggacagcaaactacaacaaaactttcaaccccaaatgtGTTCTGCTTACAAGATATTCAGGGACAAATatggagcagagctggagagaatgaccaaccaatgactggcccaacttaagacccatgTGGGCAAGAACAAATCaataacactattaatgatactctggtatgcttacagacaggagcctgaaataACTGTCCTTAAGAGGCTCCACCAAGCAGCCAATCGACAAATGCAGAAAGACTCAGCCAAACATCAAACAAAGCTCGGGGAGTCTTATGGAAAAGTTAGGAACCTGGAGGGAATAGAGACTccacaaaaagaccaacagagtaCTAATGGGAATCCTTAGggggatcccagagactgaaccatcaaccaaagagcaagtaTGGACTGGACCCAGGTCTCCTGCATatatgtgcatcttggtcttcacaTGGGTCCCCCAACATCTAGAGCAGGGaatgtccctgaatctgttgcctgactgtggatctaactgggctaccttgtctgggttttgtgggagaggctgcacctagtcctgcagtgacttgatgtgcaaCAGTTGGCTAATAGTCAGGGGCTTcatccttctcagaagagaaggagctgagggataGTGGAAGGAGTGTATGAGGAGGGATGGGGAGTGAgatgtgatcaggatgtaaaataaatgaatagatgatagatagatagatagatagatagatagatagatagatagatagatagatggaaaaaAGTTTTTTAGTGTGTGCAGACAACCTACAGAAAACCCAAAACTGGAATAATAAAACCATAAGAATTATTATTTATCTAACTATACAGATAGTAAAAAGGCATCTCACAAAAaattctatctatccatctagaAATCATCTAGATATACCTATCTATCtgcctatgtgtctgtctatcatctacccCAGAAATCAAATtggaatatataaatacatttcaaattaatggaaaattaagaaaaatgcagcAAAACAAGATAATAATTTGAATATCTAATTTACACAAAGAGATATCTAACTAGCCCTATGACATATAAGATGTTCAAATTCAATATTTTGCAAAggaatattaatttaaaacagCATGAGAGACCCAGTGGATGAGGAGCTGGATGTAGCACAATGGCAGCCTATTTGTTTACAATGCATGAATTCCATCCTTggcaccataaataaataaataaataaataaataaataaataaataaataaatacaatttaaaagtcTAATGGTCCATTGCTCAGTATTTGGCATCATAAAAACTCTCTTTTATTACAAATAGGAACATAAATTTTGAAATCTTCTGGGGTGCCATTAAGCTTAGTTATTTTCCctaactaattattttatttgttttttagacTATCATATAATTGCCACCTTTCTCCATCCTATTTCCTCTCATCTCTCACATAACTTGGTGTCTttaattcatggcctctttttcattaattgttagtgcatgcatacatgtatgtatatacatatatacacatatacatacatagcacAGTGATTAATATTAAGTCTCTAGATATGGAATAATATGATATGCATCAGTTGTTAAACTAAGCCATTTTTTTAAGACTGGTATATAACCAGCGACTAACCAGTGACAGAGCATAGTAAACACACAAGACCTGATTAGCACAGTgcctaaatacaacctgcttgGTATGTATAATGCCATTCGCCTGTATGCTTTCAGAACTGACCATTTGCTCTTCTGGGAAGTACTATTTCTTCCCTCTTAGCTAAAAACTTAGCTAAGTACTCAGTGTTAGTGAAGCCATGGATATTGTAGAGTCTAATTATACAAATTAGTGGTTACTAATTTACTAAGCCATAATAATCCCTATCAACAATCTAAACATTTGCTGTTATAACCAGAAATAAGTGTAGTCTACACCCCTCACCAAGGACACTTCTTTGACAATCTATAGGAGAAATAGAAATCTCACTTGACAGATGTAGTATGTTTCTTCTCCTTGGAGATTCAGAGATAATTGGTCCCCCTCACCAATGGGAACTCTGAAGCATCTGTACCTGGTAAATATTCCCATATGTGCCACCTTCAGGCTTTCCAGTTCAAATATTGTGACTCCAGAAATATAGTCTACACATAAaaactttgtgttttgtttccattcCATGAGAGGAAGAGTTGAGTCTCCAGAAAGGGCTGGAATGTGAATTTGTCTGAAAGGAGCAGGATCTAAAGAACCACAGAGCTTCATTTAAACAAAGACTGGTTGAAAACAGTTGGGTAAGTGTAAAATCA
It encodes the following:
- the LOC110290434 gene encoding olfactory receptor 1L8-like translates to MEGVNQTKFVSEFILLGLSPRPEDQKPLFILFLTIYLVTLAGNLLIILVIRSDSHLHTPMYFFLSFLSLTDICFTTTIVPKMLVNFLSEKKTISYAGCLTQMYFLYALGNSDSCLLAVMAFDRYVAICNPFHYVTIMNHNRCALLVTFSCSFPHFHSLLHTLLLNLLTFCDSNVIHHFLCDLSPLIKLSCSSTFVNEIVIVTEGALVLVTPFLCIAFSYIRILVTVLKIPSAAGKRKAFSTCGSHLTVVTLFYGSIFYVYLQPVSTYTVKDHIATIVYTVLSSMLNPFIYSLRNKDLKQGLRKLMSRRSI